A region from the Engraulis encrasicolus isolate BLACKSEA-1 chromosome 18, IST_EnEncr_1.0, whole genome shotgun sequence genome encodes:
- the LOC134468455 gene encoding gap junction Cx32.2 protein-like: MGDLTFLSGLLAKVSEHSTVVGKVWMTVLFLFRIMVLGASIESVWGDERSNMVCDTTRTGCESMCYNWMFPISHVRFWVLQIIFVSVPTLLYLGHAMHVISKERKLREQLKKDEASLVVKRPKYTDESGKVYIRGVLLRTYMAQLFFKILLEVGFILGQYYLYGFFMMREFDCKQYPCTKTAQCFVSRPTEKTVYIIFQLVVACFSVFLCILEGFYLLCKNMKSRSSPTIHHHQPLLSPAPGSGTTTPLPHWQPHMVAMETIHQNNTNASYEGEKRL, from the coding sequence ATGGGAGACCTTACTTTTCTCTCCGGATTGCTGGCCAAAGTGTCAGAGCACTCGACGGTGGTGGGGAAGGTGTGGATGACTGTTCTGTTCCTCTTCCGCATCATGGTGCTGGGTGCCAGCATCGAGAGCGTCTGGGGGGACGAGCGGTCCAATATGGTATGTGACACCACGCGTACGGGCTGCGAGAGCATGTGCTACAACTGGATGTTCCCCATCTCTCATGTGCGCTTCTGGGTGCTGCAGATCATCTTCGTGTCCGTCCCGACCCTGCTCTACCTGGGCCACGCCATGCACGTCATCTCCAAGGAGAGGAAGCTGCGTGAGCAACTGAAGAAAGATGAGGCGTCCTTGGTCGTCAAGAGACCGAAGTACACGGACGAGAGCGGCAAGGTGTACATCAGAGGGGTGCTCCTGCGCACCTACATGGCTCAGCTGTTCTTCAAGATCCTGCTGGAGGTGGGCTTCATCCTGGGCCAGTATTACCTCTACGGCTTCTTCATGATGCGCGAATTCGACTGCAAACAGTATCCTTGCACCAAGACGGCGCAGTGCTTCGTATCCCGGCCGACTGAGAAGACGGTCTACATCATCTTCCAGTTGGTGGTGGCCTGCTTTTCTGTGTTCCTCTGCATCCTGGAGGGCTTCTACCTGCTCTGCAAAAACATGAAGAGCCGGAGTAGCCCCActatccaccaccaccagcctctcCTGAGCCCGGCTCCAGGCTCCGGAaccaccacccctctaccccatTGGCAGCCACACATGGTTGCCATGGAAACCATTCACCAGAACAACACCAATGCCTCCTACGAAGGCGAGAAGCGTCTATGA
- the LOC134468456 gene encoding gap junction Cx32.2 protein-like, producing the protein MGCYDYVSRLQDQVEGHSTVIGRVWMNSLFVFRVLVLGAAASLVWWDEHALFVCNTQQPGCANTCYDAAFPISLIRFWVVQVLCVSFPTLVHVVYAVYAAHQDDKPERTKRNPPQVDKDSIEMVESGNKADRAEAAPVSSRRAPSFQHYLTRMCFKIILEMAFIVCQYVFVGFVMDPEIKCPCPSSGECIVPRSTEKTIFSIFMAALACVSLLLNVAEMTYSLCSRRQRRRQETISTPAPAAAAPAPEAEPATAPPTSSTAPES; encoded by the coding sequence ATGGGGTGCTACGACTACGTGTCGAGGTTACAGGACCAGGTGGAGGGCCACTCCACGGTCATCGGCAGGGTATGGATGAACTCCCTGTTCGTCTTCAGGGTGCTGGTGCTGGGCGCGGCCGCCTCGCTGGTGTGGTGGGACGAGCACGCCCTCTTCGTCTGCAACACCCAGCAGCCCGGCTGCGCCAACACTTGCTACGACGCGGCCTTCCCCATCTCGCTCATCCGCTTCTGGGTGGTGCAGGTGCTCTGCGTCTCGTTTCCGACCCTGGTGCACGTGGTGTACGCCGTGTACGCCGCGCACCAGGACGACAAGCCCGAGAGAACCAAGAGGAACCCGCCACAGGTGGACAAAGACAGCATAGAGATGGTGGAGTCGGGCAACAAGGCGGACCGTGCGGAAGCAGCACCAGTGAGTAGTAGGAGAGCCCCCTCGTTCCAACATTACCTCACCCGCATGTGCTTCAAGATCATCCTCGAGATGGCCTTCATCGTTTGccagtatgtgtttgtgggttTCGTGATGGATCCGGAGATCAAGTGCCCCTGCCCGAGTTCGGGAGAGTGCATCGTGCCTCGCTCCACCGAGAAGACCATCTTCAGCATCTTCATGGCCGCGTTGGCCTGCGTGTCTTTGCTGCTGAACGTGGCTGAGATGACCTACTCCCTCTGCTCCAGAAGACAGCGGCGCCGTCAAGAGACCATCTCCactccagcaccagcagcagcagcaccagcaccagaagCGGAGCCAGCGACAGCACCTCCAACAAGCTCCACAGCTCCAGAGAGCTGA
- the gja1b gene encoding gap junction alpha-1 protein: protein MGDWSALGRLLDKVQAYSTAGGKIWLSVLFIFRILVLGTAVESAWGDEQSAFKCNTQQPGCENVCYDKSFPISHVRFWVLQIIFVSTPTLLYLAHVFYLMRKEEKLNRKVEELNAVANDGGDVELPLKKIEMKKLKYGLEEHGKVKMKGALLRTYIVSILFKSLFEVGFLVIQWYMYGFTLDAVYTCERDPCPHRVDCFLSRPTEKTVFIIFMLVVSLVSLALNVVELFYVFFKRIKDRVKGKTNTMYPPSGTLTSTTPKELSTTKYAYYNGCSSPTAPLSPMSPPGYKLATGERTNSCRNFNKQANEQNWANYSTEQHRLGGGQNGSTISNSHAQAFDFPDDTQDTHKKASHELQPLALQPLQPLALLDPRPISRASSRMSSRPRPDDLDV, encoded by the exons ATGGGCGACTGGAGCGCTTTGGGGAGGCTCTTGGACAAGGTCCAGGCCTACTCCACAGCGGGCGGAAAGATCTGGCTCTCGGTGCTCTTCATCTTCCGCATCCTGGTGCTGGGCACAGCGGTGGAGTCGGCGTGGGGCGACGAGCAGTCGGCCTTCAAGTGCAACACGCAGCAGCCGGGTTGCGAGAACGTCTGCTACGACAAGTCCTTCCCCATCTCGCATGTGCGCTTCTGGGTGCTGCAGATCATCTTCGTCTCCACGCCCACACTGCTCTACCTGGCCCACGTCTTCTACCTGATGCGCAAAGAGGAGAAGCTGAACCGCAAGGTGGAGGAGCTGAACGCTGTGGCCAACGACGGCGGCGACGTGGAGTTGCCCCTCAAGAAGATCGAGATGAAGAAGCTCAAGTACGGGCTGGAGGAGCACGGCAAGGTCAAG ATGAAGGGTGCTCTTCTGCGCACCTACATCGTCAGCATCCTGTTCAAGTCACTGTTCGAGGTGGGATTCCTGGTCATCCAGTGGTACATGTACGGCTTCACGCTCGACGCCGTGTACACGTGCGAGCGCGACCCCTGCCCGCACCGCGTGGACTGCTTCCTGTCGCGTCCCACGGAGAAGAcggtcttcatcatcttcatgctGGTCGTGTCGCTGGTGTCGCTGGCACTCAACGTGGTGGAGCTCTTCTACGTCTTCTTCAAGCGCATCAAGGACCGGGTGAAGGGCAAGACCAACACCATGTACCCGCCCAGCGGCACGCTCACCAGCACCACGCCCAAGGAGCTGTCCACCACCAAGTACGCCTACTACAACGGCTGCTCGTCGCCCACCGCCCCGCTCTCGCCCATGTCGCCGCCGGGCTACAAGCTAGCCACGGGCGAGCGCACCAACTCCTGCCGCAACTTCAACAAGCAGGCCAACGAGCAGAACTGGGCCAACTACAGCACGGAGCAGCACCGGCTCGGGGGCGGCCAGAACGGCAGCACCATCTCCAACTCGCACGCGCAGGCCTTTGACTTCCCCGACGACACGCAGGACACGCATAAGAAGGCCAGCCACGAGCTCCAGCCGCTGGCGCTGCAGCCCTTGCAGCCACTGGCACTGCTGGACCCCAGGCCTATAAGCCGCGCCAGCAGCCGCATGAGCAGCAGGCCTCGGCCGGACGATCTGGATGTCTAA